TAATTTCGCCCACGCGGACGATCCGGCAAGGGCCAGGAGGCCCGATGGCCGTCTGGACGCGCGCCTTCCACGGCGTAAGTTCACCCGTGGCCGCACTGCGGCAGACCGCTCCGGACGAACCAATACCTGGATGATTCCATGCAGAACGGCATCGACCCGGCTGTCACCTCCCCCACGGAGTACAGGCAGCTGGCGCGCGACATCTTTTCCGAGCTGATCGCCATCGACACCACCGAAGCTTCTGGTGACGTCACCGCGGCGGGGCAGGTGGTCGCCCGGCGCCTGCTGGCGGCGGGGCTTCCCGAGGACGACGTGACGCAGGTGGGCCCGCATCCCCGCAAGATGAACCTGGTGGCGCGCCTTCGCGGCAGCGGCGCGCGCGGGCCGCTGCTCCTGCTGGCCCATCTGGACGTGGTGGATGCCGACCCGGCGGAGTGGGACACCGACCCCTTCGAGCTGGTGGAGCAGGACGGGTTCTTCTACGGCCGGGGCACGAGCGACCAGAAGGCGATGGCCAGCATCTGGGCCGCGAACCTCGTCCGCCTGCTGAACGAGCGGGTGGTGTCGGACCGCGACATCATCCTGGCGCTGACCGCGGACGAGGAGGGTGGTCCGCAGAACGGGGCCAAGTGGCTGACGGAGAACCGCCGCGACCTGGTGGATGCGGAGATGGGGATCAACGAGGGGGGAATCGGGCGCATCAAGAACGGGCGCCGTGTTTCCCACAACCTGCAGGCCAGCGAAAAGGTGTACGTCGACTTCGAGCTGTGCGCCCGCGGCGCCTCCGGCCACAGCTCGCTGCCCACGCCGGACAACTCCATCTACCACCTGGCCGCCGCGCTGGGGCGCATCGCCGGGTTCACGTTTCCCGTGCAGCTGGGCGAGGTGGCGCGCGCCTTCTTCGAACGCATGTCGCGGATCGAGACGGGGCAGGTGGCAGACGACATGCGCGCGCTGCTGGACACGGGGGATGAGGCCGCGGCGGCGCGGCTCAGCGAGGTGCCGCAGTACAACGGGATGATGCGCACCACCTGCGCGGCCACGCGGCTGGATGCGGGGCAGAGCAACAACACCATCCCGCAGTCCGCGCGCGCCATCCTCAACTGCCGGCTGCTTCCGGGGACCGATCCAGACGAGGTGGCGCGGCAGCTGGCGGAGGTGATCGCGGACGAGCGCCTGGTGCTCACCCAGGTGAAGGCGGGCAAGGCCAGCCCGCCGTCGCCGCTGACGCCCGAGGTGCTGGGCGCGGTGGAGCGGATCACGGAAGAGATGTGGCCCGGGGTCCCGGTGGTGCCGGTGATGGGCATCGGCGCCACGGACAGCCTCTACTTCCGCGCCGCCGGCATTCCGATGTATGGCGTGTCGGGGATCTTCTTCGACGTGGACGACGTGCGCGTCCACGCGCCGAACGAGCGGCTTTCGGTCAGCTCCTACTTCGAGGGGCAGGAGTTCCTGTATCGGCTCGTCCGCGCGCTGTCCGGCCAGGACGGCACTCGGTCCTGAACGGCAAAAGACGGCCTCACGCAGAGCCGCAGAGACGCAGAAAGAGAGAAGACGAGGGGCTTTCCGCGTCCGCGGTGCCCTTCGTCAGCCATCCAGATTGCCGTCGCAGGTTGTTGGGGAGATGGATGCGTCGCTCGCGGCGAACGGCGCATTCATCCAGGGATTCTCCCTCGGCAGCCACGCTGCGGCGGCGGCATCTGCATCCGCCTGGATGCCCAGGGATCGCAGCTCCTGGCTTATGATCCCGCGCATCCGCGAGCGGGCGGCGCGATGGACCAGCGCGCGGACGTCCCTTTCGCCCTCCGCGCCGAGCGAGAGGAACGGGTTCGCGCAGATCATGGCCTCGCGCTCGGCGAGCAGCTCGTCGCGCGTCCGCTGCACCCGCGCGATGCGCGCGCGGGCGGCGTCGGGAAAGGCCTCCAGGTCCGCGAGGCTGCGCCACTCGTCGTCGCGCTCCGCCGCCGGTCTCTGCCCACCGGCCGCGGCCACTTCGGTCACCATGCCCAGCGGCCCCAGCGCCGGGCGGGGACCCCACAGCCCCTCGAACTCGCTCTGCAGCGGGATGGGCAGCGGCGACGCCTCCATCATCAGCGGGCGGAAGACGTTCAGGACGCGGCCGCGCGCATCCGGGGGCACCGCGGTCCCGTGCCCCGCCAGCACCTCGTCCTGGTACGACGAGAGATAGCCGTTGCTGCGCCCGCGCGCCGCCATCGTCGCGGTCACGTACCCGTCCAGCAGGCGCGCGAACGTTTCCGCCGGGCGCGTCTCGTACTCCCAGCCCCCGCTGCGGCCGGCGCTGCGCCCGGGGACCCGTGCCGTGGGCAGGCTGCGCACGGCGGCGGCAAAGGCGTCCGATCCATTCGTCCGCAGCGCCACGTCGGTTCCGTACGGGCCCTGGCCGCGGTAGCGCCTGCGCGCCACCTGCCAGTCCAGGTCGTGCGCGATCTCGTGCATCAGCGTGCCCGGCCCCGTGGCGGGCGGAACGTGGATGCGGCGGCCGTACGGATCGTGGATGGCGAGCGCCGACCGCTCCTTGCCCGTCCGCCCGAACTGGATCGACAGCCCGCGCACGTCCATCCCCGGAAGGATGGCTTCCATCTCCGCCAGTGCGCTGCCCAGCATCCGGCGG
The Longimicrobium sp. DNA segment above includes these coding regions:
- a CDS encoding M20/M25/M40 family metallo-hydrolase, with protein sequence MQNGIDPAVTSPTEYRQLARDIFSELIAIDTTEASGDVTAAGQVVARRLLAAGLPEDDVTQVGPHPRKMNLVARLRGSGARGPLLLLAHLDVVDADPAEWDTDPFELVEQDGFFYGRGTSDQKAMASIWAANLVRLLNERVVSDRDIILALTADEEGGPQNGAKWLTENRRDLVDAEMGINEGGIGRIKNGRRVSHNLQASEKVYVDFELCARGASGHSSLPTPDNSIYHLAAALGRIAGFTFPVQLGEVARAFFERMSRIETGQVADDMRALLDTGDEAAAARLSEVPQYNGMMRTTCAATRLDAGQSNNTIPQSARAILNCRLLPGTDPDEVARQLAEVIADERLVLTQVKAGKASPPSPLTPEVLGAVERITEEMWPGVPVVPVMGIGATDSLYFRAAGIPMYGVSGIFFDVDDVRVHAPNERLSVSSYFEGQEFLYRLVRALSGQDGTRS